In Oscillatoria acuminata PCC 6304, a single window of DNA contains:
- a CDS encoding type II toxin-antitoxin system RelN family antitoxin: MKAVEVMGKVDDKGQLLLDEPLDIKSESRVKVILLISDEDDLDPDDTPAEEIKASLIRALQEVKAGKTRPISELWERIEHE, translated from the coding sequence ATGAAAGCAGTTGAAGTCATGGGCAAAGTCGATGATAAGGGCCAACTTTTGTTAGATGAACCTTTAGACATTAAATCCGAGAGCCGAGTCAAAGTGATTCTCTTGATATCCGATGAAGATGACTTGGATCCGGATGATACTCCCGCCGAGGAAATTAAAGCTAGTTTAATCCGAGCTTTGCAAGAAGTCAAAGCAGGGAAAACCAGACCCATTTCTGAACTCTGGGAGAGAATTGAGCATGAATAA
- a CDS encoding type II toxin-antitoxin system RelE/ParE family toxin, whose product MNNIPISVRFADEFERRLYRLSKKYRSIRQDVEPILEQLQQKILLGDRLSGFGSNLYVYKVRAKNSNIQKGKSGGYRIIYLLESETSILLLTIYSKSEQEDMTTEQIQTILEELYESE is encoded by the coding sequence ATGAATAATATACCAATTTCGGTGAGATTTGCCGATGAATTTGAAAGAAGATTATATCGGCTCTCCAAAAAATACCGGAGTATTCGACAGGATGTTGAGCCGATTCTTGAACAACTCCAGCAAAAAATACTATTAGGCGATCGGCTTTCTGGTTTTGGCTCTAACCTTTATGTTTACAAGGTTAGAGCCAAAAATAGTAATATCCAGAAAGGAAAAAGTGGCGGCTATCGCATTATTTATTTGCTCGAATCAGAAACCAGTATTTTGTTGTTGACGATTTATAGCAAATCTGAGCAAGAAGATATGACAACGGAGCAAATTCAAACGATTTTAGAGGAGCTGTATGAATCAGAATGA
- a CDS encoding serine/threonine-protein kinase, producing MVWQSGQSLYGDRFTIDRQIGKGGLGITYLAHNQRGQRWVIKTLKDEVMTNPEYAEYRDKYLRDFKDEALRLAICRHPHIVQIENVFHHEGLPCIVMEYIQGMDLGKRVKRYGPLSESEALRYIRQVGEALRVVHEKGLLHRDLKPQNIMLRAEQDEAVLIDFGIAREFIPGVTQTHTFALTPAFAPIEQYDEQAQRGEYTDVYALAATLATLVTGSSPPPSYMRVVNDRFKVPQCVSRPVQEAIQQGMAVQPKDRVRSVSEWLKMLELDPEIAAISPFYQPLAKLLAAEKWREADEETAKIMLQIAGKEEGGWLDDEDIENFPGEELQAIDRLWLKYSNGRFGFSQQKCIYQSLGGTQEYDQEIWEALGDRVGWRKAGNWLDFDELTFNLQASEAHLPFLWIWLVYVRLDLAYLLTHPYL from the coding sequence ATGGTTTGGCAATCAGGTCAGTCTCTCTATGGCGATCGCTTTACAATCGACAGACAAATCGGCAAGGGTGGACTGGGAATCACCTATTTAGCCCACAATCAGCGGGGTCAGCGTTGGGTCATTAAAACCCTCAAAGATGAGGTGATGACCAATCCTGAATATGCCGAATATCGGGATAAGTATTTACGAGATTTTAAAGATGAAGCCCTGCGCTTGGCAATTTGTCGGCATCCTCATATTGTCCAGATTGAAAATGTCTTTCACCATGAGGGATTGCCCTGTATTGTTATGGAATACATTCAGGGAATGGATTTAGGGAAGCGAGTTAAGCGATACGGACCTCTGAGTGAATCCGAGGCATTGCGTTATATCCGGCAGGTGGGTGAGGCGTTGAGGGTAGTCCATGAAAAAGGGCTATTGCATCGGGATTTGAAGCCTCAGAACATTATGCTGAGGGCGGAACAAGATGAGGCTGTATTAATCGATTTTGGCATTGCCCGGGAGTTTATACCTGGGGTCACTCAAACTCATACTTTTGCCTTGACTCCAGCGTTTGCACCAATTGAACAGTATGATGAACAGGCGCAGCGCGGGGAATATACGGATGTTTATGCCTTAGCCGCCACTTTAGCAACCTTGGTGACGGGTTCAAGTCCACCGCCATCGTATATGCGGGTAGTTAACGATCGCTTTAAGGTTCCCCAATGCGTGAGTCGCCCCGTTCAGGAGGCAATTCAGCAAGGGATGGCTGTACAACCGAAAGATCGCGTGCGATCGGTGTCGGAGTGGTTAAAAATGCTGGAATTGGACCCAGAAATAGCGGCAATTTCGCCTTTTTATCAACCTTTAGCCAAGCTATTAGCGGCGGAAAAATGGCGAGAAGCGGATGAAGAGACGGCGAAAATCATGCTTCAAATAGCCGGAAAAGAAGAGGGGGGATGGTTAGATGATGAAGATATTGAAAATTTCCCCGGCGAGGAGTTGCAAGCGATTGATCGCCTCTGGTTAAAGTATAGCAATGGACGATTTGGGTTTTCCCAGCAAAAGTGTATTTATCAAAGTTTGGGGGGAACCCAAGAGTATGATCAGGAAATTTGGGAAGCATTAGGCGATCGCGTGGGATGGCGCAAAGCCGGGAATTGGTTGGACTTTGATGAACTTACTTTTAATCTCCAAGCCTCAGAAGCACACCTGCCGTTTTTATGGATCTGGTTGGTGTATGTTCGGTTGGATTTGGCCTATCTGCTTACCCATCCCTATTTGTAA